One Chengkuizengella sediminis DNA segment encodes these proteins:
- a CDS encoding beta/gamma crystallin family protein translates to MLMFKKNYLSSFIICVMFSFVLALITMSVFASEVNAAGYVEIDNGDYKVYVPEETASTMDTASSSSGDYKLPPLIVPATEMEDAYPDSTYQSRTIYPGVVPERFDNIPVRVKIGTGEYDGENNQFYNSEFYEDLAGRDISHLNAMISDEGYDIGVSTFLGIFDPTNNAIVTTFPLQGDVPEGIILLLNKESHFAEGLTLDIEEWWQLARAGIAPDGTASTLSIGMEYGLSTEQTESAVITHGFGTEAKLEYENQLAGITVGATLSYNYADERTYAISRTYHAATTETVSFEFGYSGGNAYKWGVYNLVTNVKVNYNSGVNFGKLDDVFDNDLDDVGLTTEKNTYFIQMVNKLHASVSTPVYDVDTTLAVPQITATPDFGNLTTTISWNPVTDSNVEGFFVYKNDSIAATILDPTVTSWTDVNVKPEESNTYKLRSFRQDNLYTIVVLYYTVSNYSNEQVVTLDLTSPEDVREFAVGCSIPLEWTDSQPLVGERTWYNIHLGDPSLGGDLIGSFEGNDTSINISPELYDLLVANPNDDLYITKEILYDGQIIQSDAILVPNNFTVTETAFLFENLNFKGDCITVSKGQSLPNLHDATYDFGDKLKSMIIQGNVYVRLFEDGDYLGYAQAIFSENGYYYNHDLDSKLIQSNTVSSIEVKEQEDGVYAFSGYDFTGDIKTLTGTGTGGVRMGYDGSGMDHFLGNDNLDSVKVIGDWALVAYQDVGFKGNLAVIKDGYGEPNLADGHALNDNAASSINVFKGEGVYFFNDFGLRGAYEYIDYEYKCSFVENCGMTNDRLSSVLTIGNRGVTLYEHSKYGGKVQAIRHKDDRLDSSGNVGDNTVSSFKIFGKGVYLFTNAEYDVNGGYTNVTTPGNHSSIDRVDFKDNTLSSIFVIGYKVTLYEDPNFGGASEEFNDIVGDSIKPYDNAFGTPNENTIGNDKVSSLIIEEL, encoded by the coding sequence ATGTTAATGTTCAAAAAAAATTATCTATCTAGTTTTATCATTTGTGTTATGTTTTCATTCGTTTTAGCTTTGATCACAATGAGCGTATTTGCATCAGAGGTAAATGCAGCAGGATATGTGGAGATCGATAATGGTGACTATAAGGTATATGTACCTGAAGAAACAGCATCTACAATGGATACGGCTAGTTCATCAAGCGGCGATTACAAATTGCCTCCACTTATCGTCCCTGCTACCGAAATGGAGGATGCATATCCAGATTCTACGTATCAAAGTAGAACAATTTATCCAGGTGTAGTACCAGAAAGATTTGATAATATACCAGTTAGAGTTAAAATAGGTACGGGCGAATATGATGGAGAAAATAATCAATTCTATAATTCTGAATTTTACGAAGATCTCGCAGGAAGGGATATAAGTCATTTAAATGCTATGATAAGTGATGAAGGTTATGATATTGGTGTCTCTACATTTCTAGGTATTTTTGATCCAACAAACAACGCAATTGTAACTACATTCCCACTTCAGGGTGATGTTCCTGAAGGGATTATACTTTTACTAAATAAAGAATCACACTTTGCTGAGGGTCTCACGTTAGATATTGAGGAATGGTGGCAGTTAGCGCGTGCTGGAATTGCACCTGATGGTACAGCAAGTACCTTATCAATAGGAATGGAGTATGGATTAAGTACGGAACAGACTGAATCAGCGGTTATTACACATGGATTTGGAACAGAGGCTAAATTGGAATATGAAAACCAATTAGCTGGAATTACAGTAGGTGCTACTCTGAGTTACAACTATGCAGATGAAAGAACATATGCAATTTCTAGAACATACCACGCAGCTACTACAGAAACAGTTTCATTTGAATTTGGATATTCTGGGGGAAATGCATACAAGTGGGGTGTATATAATTTAGTCACAAATGTAAAAGTAAATTATAATTCTGGAGTCAATTTTGGCAAACTAGATGATGTTTTTGATAATGATTTAGATGATGTAGGACTTACAACTGAAAAGAACACTTATTTTATACAAATGGTTAATAAATTGCACGCTAGTGTTTCTACACCTGTTTATGATGTAGATACAACACTAGCAGTACCTCAAATAACAGCTACTCCAGATTTTGGTAACTTAACGACAACAATTTCTTGGAATCCAGTGACTGATTCGAATGTTGAAGGTTTCTTTGTTTATAAAAATGATAGTATTGCTGCAACGATCTTAGACCCAACAGTAACGAGTTGGACTGACGTGAATGTAAAACCTGAAGAAAGCAATACGTATAAACTCAGATCGTTTCGTCAGGATAATCTATATACTATTGTGGTACTTTATTATACGGTGTCAAATTATAGTAATGAACAAGTAGTAACATTGGATTTAACAAGTCCAGAAGACGTTAGAGAGTTTGCCGTTGGTTGTTCCATTCCACTTGAATGGACTGATTCTCAACCTCTTGTAGGGGAAAGAACTTGGTATAATATACATCTTGGAGACCCATCTTTAGGCGGAGATTTAATAGGTTCGTTTGAAGGGAATGATACTTCTATAAATATATCTCCTGAATTATATGACTTATTAGTGGCAAATCCAAATGATGATCTGTATATTACGAAAGAAATACTTTATGATGGTCAAATTATTCAATCAGATGCTATTTTGGTTCCTAATAATTTTACAGTGACAGAAACTGCGTTTTTATTTGAAAATTTAAATTTCAAAGGGGATTGTATTACAGTAAGTAAGGGTCAATCTTTGCCTAATTTACACGATGCAACATATGATTTTGGTGACAAATTGAAATCAATGATAATTCAAGGAAACGTATATGTTAGACTATTCGAAGACGGGGACTATCTAGGGTATGCACAAGCGATCTTCTCGGAGAACGGTTATTATTATAATCATGACCTTGACTCAAAACTTATACAATCGAATACGGTGTCTTCTATAGAAGTAAAAGAACAAGAAGACGGAGTCTATGCATTTAGTGGGTATGATTTCACTGGTGATATAAAAACATTGACTGGTACCGGGACTGGTGGTGTAAGAATGGGTTATGATGGCTCGGGAATGGATCATTTTCTTGGAAATGATAATTTAGATTCGGTGAAAGTTATTGGTGATTGGGCATTAGTTGCATATCAGGATGTTGGCTTTAAAGGAAATTTGGCTGTCATTAAAGACGGTTATGGAGAACCTAATTTAGCTGATGGTCATGCTCTTAATGATAATGCAGCTTCATCAATTAATGTGTTCAAAGGCGAAGGTGTTTATTTCTTTAATGATTTTGGTTTAAGAGGAGCTTATGAATATATTGATTATGAATATAAATGTTCCTTTGTCGAAAATTGTGGAATGACTAATGACAGATTGTCATCCGTGCTAACTATCGGGAACCGTGGTGTTACATTGTATGAACACAGTAAATATGGCGGTAAAGTACAAGCAATTCGACATAAAGATGATAGACTAGATAGTTCAGGAAACGTAGGAGATAATACAGTTTCGTCGTTTAAAATATTCGGGAAAGGTGTTTATTTATTCACCAATGCTGAATATGATGTAAATGGGGGATATACAAATGTAACTACTCCTGGAAATCATTCGTCAATTGACAGAGTAGATTTTAAAGATAATACACTAAGTTCAATATTTGTTATCGGTTATAAAGTTACATTATACGAAGATCCTAATTTTGGTGGAGCAAGTGAAGAGTTTAATGACATCGTGGGTGACAGCATCAAGCCGTACGATAATGCTTTTGGCACTCCTAATGAAAATACTATTGGAAATGATAAAGTTAGTTCTCTCATAATTGAAGAGTTGTAA
- a CDS encoding MFS transporter — MEAGSTMTPMMISLIVASVIGGRLLLRIKYRTNLTVGMIITSIGFFLMSTMGLESTMWTADGFMIVMGFGMGLVMPTLMIAVQNAFPKEKLGAVTSASTFFRSIGGTIGVMIFNVVMNNTY, encoded by the coding sequence ATAGAAGCAGGATCTACAATGACACCCATGATGATATCTTTAATTGTTGCGAGCGTTATAGGGGGTAGGTTGTTACTGCGAATTAAATATAGAACAAACCTTACCGTAGGAATGATCATTACAAGCATAGGATTTTTCCTTATGAGCACGATGGGGCTGGAGTCAACAATGTGGACAGCCGATGGATTTATGATTGTTATGGGATTTGGAATGGGGTTAGTGATGCCTACATTGATGATCGCTGTACAAAATGCATTTCCAAAAGAAAAGTTAGGTGCTGTGACCTCTGCATCTACATTTTTTAGATCCATTGGAGGTACCATTGGAGTTATGATCTTTAATGTTGTCATGAATAATACATATTAA
- a CDS encoding PEP-CTERM sorting domain-containing protein, whose product MKKSKKLFALITVLCITLSLPVSMGSYAAGSNVNINNNAESVINKTKFVIVDTFGSDNRGWIGDFADYPVDYDESQYQLQFSRESLPIEIDPEGNGLFLSGVNRSDDLFMFIKKKVDTSYGLKPNTNYLVNFDIEIATNAPQGAFGIGGAPGESNYVKAGATTEEPAIIIQDGFYRMNIDKGNQSISGEEAIVLGNLAKLSTIFDFSYELKNFNNDNFDDAFIVKTDENGELWLLVGNDSGYEGLTSIYIPKVKFILTEA is encoded by the coding sequence ATGAAAAAATCAAAAAAACTATTTGCTTTAATAACTGTATTGTGCATCACTTTATCTCTACCAGTTTCAATGGGGAGCTATGCTGCTGGGAGTAATGTTAATATTAATAATAATGCGGAATCTGTTATTAATAAAACGAAATTTGTTATAGTAGACACATTTGGTTCAGATAATAGAGGCTGGATAGGTGATTTTGCAGATTATCCGGTAGATTATGATGAGTCTCAGTATCAATTACAGTTTTCAAGAGAGAGTTTACCAATCGAGATTGATCCAGAGGGAAATGGCTTATTTTTAAGTGGAGTTAATAGAAGTGACGATCTTTTTATGTTTATAAAAAAGAAAGTAGATACAAGTTACGGTTTGAAACCTAATACGAATTATTTGGTAAATTTTGATATTGAAATTGCTACAAATGCTCCACAAGGGGCTTTTGGTATAGGAGGAGCTCCTGGAGAAAGCAATTATGTGAAAGCTGGAGCAACAACAGAAGAGCCAGCAATTATTATACAAGACGGTTTTTATCGTATGAATATTGATAAAGGAAATCAATCTATAAGTGGCGAAGAGGCTATAGTTCTTGGTAACTTAGCAAAATTAAGTACTATATTTGATTTTTCCTATGAATTGAAAAACTTTAACAATGATAACTTTGATGATGCGTTTATTGTAAAAACAGATGAAAATGGAGAGTTGTGGTTATTAGTTGGAAATGACTCAGGGTATGAAGGACTCACAAGTATCTACATTCCGAAAGTGAAATTCATATTAACTGAAGCATAA
- a CDS encoding catalase family protein — translation MKNTYSPTKFESIPADEALVIQSMQSLLQGKMEKSYEKGNTKRDAHPKHLALLKAEFEIASNLPEELKVGLFQKEKTYPAWIRISSSSGTPQSDNKKDFRGFAIKLVDVEGEKYLKEEKQTQDFVLLSHPTMPLGTVKLFHDAVYYALKWNPLVMILKFMVSGKGHLLKEMKKGKKNQTSPLDIRFWSTTPYLFGENNVVKYSIIPTSTYKSSLPNELTNTYLSDNIEKHLREHEASFDFMIQFQKDPLLMPVEDAGVEWKETDSPFIKVATIKIPQQTFRTKERDELAEEMSFSPGHTLLEHQPIGGINRARVEIYKNLSKFRHVRDNRKMLEPED, via the coding sequence ATGAAAAATACATATTCACCAACAAAGTTTGAATCTATCCCTGCTGATGAAGCATTAGTAATACAATCAATGCAATCTTTATTACAAGGAAAAATGGAAAAAAGTTATGAAAAAGGAAATACAAAAAGAGATGCTCACCCTAAACATCTCGCCTTATTAAAAGCTGAATTTGAAATTGCATCAAATCTTCCTGAAGAACTTAAAGTTGGACTTTTCCAAAAGGAGAAAACTTATCCCGCTTGGATCAGAATCTCCAGTTCTAGTGGAACACCACAATCAGACAACAAGAAGGATTTTCGTGGCTTTGCCATTAAACTAGTTGATGTTGAAGGTGAAAAATATCTTAAAGAGGAAAAACAAACGCAAGATTTTGTATTATTGAGTCATCCAACCATGCCATTAGGAACGGTCAAATTATTTCATGATGCAGTTTACTATGCTCTTAAATGGAACCCATTAGTAATGATTCTAAAATTCATGGTTTCTGGAAAAGGACATCTCCTTAAAGAAATGAAAAAAGGAAAGAAAAATCAAACTTCCCCATTAGATATTCGTTTTTGGAGTACAACACCTTATTTGTTTGGTGAAAATAACGTTGTTAAATACTCCATTATCCCTACATCAACATATAAAAGCTCTTTACCAAATGAGCTGACGAATACTTATTTATCAGATAATATTGAAAAACATCTCAGAGAACACGAGGCAAGCTTTGATTTTATGATTCAGTTTCAAAAAGATCCTCTCTTGATGCCAGTTGAAGATGCAGGTGTCGAGTGGAAGGAAACAGATTCTCCTTTTATAAAGGTAGCAACTATAAAAATACCTCAACAAACATTTAGAACAAAAGAAAGAGATGAGTTAGCTGAGGAAATGTCATTTTCACCAGGTCATACATTATTAGAACATCAACCTATCGGTGGTATCAATCGCGCTCGCGTTGAAATCTACAAAAACTTATCCAAATTCAGACATGTTAGGGATAATCGTAAAATGCTTGAACCAGAAGATTAA